The segment AGAAGATCCTGAACGCTTATGAGAAAGTGCGCAGCACTGCCTTGAACTTCAACACCGACTGGCGAGTAGCCGCCTATGTAGTAGCCCTTTCGAGTCTCCAGATAGTGTACAAGGAGAGAGGAATCTTCCCGTAACCGAACAAGCTTCCCGTTTCAGGGATCTCAGAGCGGGCAGCAAAAGCGTCCCGCCTACTTTTGCAGTGGCCGGTTTCGTGAATTCTGGGATGTATTCGCCGTTTCGGACCATCCGCTTCTGGTTTCACTGAATCGAGGCTAGTGTCGTGTCCCGGAAGTTCCTTGTGTATATCTTTGCCCCAGGACACGACACTTTCATAGGGGCTATCGCCCCTCTGACGCTTCTGGATGCTCCTCTTCGTCGCATCCCTCCGCTGTCACCCCTGAGAGGGTCGGCCACGACCCCCTCATACCCCCTGGCAGTGTGCCTTACGAAAGGCCCTGCATTTCGTAAAGTTGTTTCTGGGACGGCACACTAGGACGAAGCTTCTTCAGGAAGGTCCCTTTTTGAGAAGAAGGCTGTCTTGATTCAATAGGTTTCCGACAAGGTATCTTGGTGCCTCACCTCTCGAACGGCATGCTCTCCATTCCGGCCCGCATTCCTGCAATCCCTATTGAGTAGCAGCGAGTTGCGCTTCTTGCCCACCTTGAGATGTTTGCTTGCTAACCGCCCGTGCACCCTCCGCGTCTGATGATACGTCACCGGGGCAGCGCTTTTCTTGAATGCCGGCCGGCAAAGTGATATTCTAACAGGAAGTATGTCAAGGAAAGAAGTTAAGAGAAAGCTTTCGCTCCTCCCGCACAAGGCAGGAGTTTACCTTTTCAAGGATAAGCGCGGAAAAGTGCTTTATGTGGGCAAAGCCGGCGAACTTGCATCCAGAGTGAGAAGTCATTTTGGGCCTTCCTCTCATCTGGGCCTCAAACAAGCGCTTCTTCTGAGGAAGATCACTGACATTGACTGCGTCGTCACCAATTCTGAGCTTGAGGCATTGCTCCTTGAATGTAATCTCATAAAGGAGTACAGGCCCCCATACAATGTCAGGCTAAAAGACGACAAGAAATATCCTTTCCTCAGGCTCTCAATGAAAGAGAAATTTCCCCGCCTTTCCGTGACCAGGAATTCCGTGGAGGACGGTAACCGTTACTTCGGACCATATTCCGACGTGGCGGCCATGAGGAAGACCGTCGCTCTGATCAGGGCTACTTTCCCATTGAGGACCTGTCCGGGTGAGAAGCCGGGCAGGATCCAGGGCAGGCCATGCCTCAATTTCCACATCAAGAGGTGCCTTGCTCCCTGTGTCGGTAAGATAGGGAAGGATGACTACAGAAAGATAGTCGGGAGGGTCTCCAAGTTCCTGGGCGGGTCCGGTGAAGAAGTGATTTCTTCCCTTGAGGAAGAGATGAAGACGGCATCTGAGCGTCTCGACTTTGAGCGAGCCGGAGAACTCAGGGACAGAATCATCGACATTGAAGCAACTCTCTCGAAGCAAAGGGTCGCCGGTCTTGCAGAAAGAGAAATGGATGCGCTGGGCGTGTCAAAGAGTGGAAAGGTGGCGTGTGGAGTTGTGCTGAGAATCCGGGACGGCAAGATCATCACCAAAGATCGAAAATTCTTTGAGGGAGTCCGGGAAGAGACCGAGCAGGAGCTCGCCGGCTCGTTCATCGAGCAGTACTATGACCGGCCGGGACCAATCCCCCAAAGGATACTGTGTTCAGTCGAGCCGAATGATATTGAACTCCTTGAGAAGTGTCTCAGCGGGAGGCGCGGGACAAGAGTGAGTATCCATTCGCCTTCCAGAGGAAAAGAAAAGGGAATCGTTCTTCTGGCGAAGATGAACGCGGACCTGGAGGTTGCGGAGAAAATCGCAGCCCATGAAAGAAAAGGAAAGAGACTTCCCGATGAGCTCTTTGAACTGGAGCGTGCTCTCGGTCTTAAGAGCCCTCCCAGAAGGATTGAGGCCTTTGACATATCGACCGTTCATGGGGAAGCAAGCGTGGGTTCTCTGGTAACGTTCATCGATGGCGTTCCCCAGAGGTCGCAATACAGGAAATTCAGGGTCAGGACATCGACCGGCTCCGATGACGCCGGAATGATGTTTGAAATTCTCTCGAGAAGGATGAAGAAACTGGCAGACGAATCCCTCAAGCTTCCTAACCTTCTGCTCGTTGACGGCGGGAAACCTCAGGTCGGCGCGGCGATAAGGGCAATGATCGGCCAGCGAATTGACGAGATTCCGGTTTTCGGCCTCGCGAAGAAGAACGAAGAACTGTACTCTCCAGACAAAATGGAGCCAATCAGACTCTCCCGTTCCTCGGCAGCACTCAAGCTTCTTCAGAGAATTAGAGACGAATCTCACAGGTTTGCGGTGAGTTATCACAGAAAGGTGATGCGGAAAAGACTTTCGCGCTCCGCACTTGATGAAATTCCGGGGATCGGAGAGAGAAAGAAGGAAGCTCTGCTTCGGAAGTTCGGTTCCCCGGAGAGAGTGAGACGTGCAACACTTGAGGAGCTCGCGGCGACTCGCGGGATAGGTGAACGTCTCGCAAGAGCAATACTCGAAGGAACAGGGACAGTGCCGCCCAGTGTGCCGTCCCAGAAATAACTTCACTAAAGGTAGGGTGTTTGATAAGGCACACTGCCAAGGGGTATGAGGGGGTCGTGGCCGACCCCCTCAGGGGTGACAGCGGAGGGATGCGACGAGTAGGAGCATCCGGAAACGTCAGAGGGGCGAGGAGCCCCTATGAAAGTGTCGTGTCCCGGGGCAAAGACATAGACAAGGAGTTTATGGGACACGACGCTGGGGAGAGGATGAAGCAGGCATGAAGAGTGAAACGTTTGTGGCGAGATGCTGGGGTGTATTATGAAAACCGTACGCTATTTTACGGTTGAGACTGAACACGGGAGGGTCTGGGTCGGAGGGACCGACGATGGAGTGTCAAGCATAGTTCTCGGGAGCACACCCAAAGTAAGGAAAGTAGCGAAGCTCTTGTCAGCCAGGGAAATCAGGCTTGTCAAAGACAGGAAGACATTCGGAAGTCTCAGGCGTCTACTCGAAAGCTATTTTCAGGGGAAGAGGGTTCAGTTTGATGCTAAGCTTGATATGAGGTCGGCCACCGAATTCCAGAAACAAGTGTGGGCTGCAGTGAAGAAGATTCCCTATGGAGAGCTGAAATCATACAAGGAGATCGCGGCCTCCTGTGGCGGTCCCAGCTTTGCCAGGGCTGTAGGGGTAGCTCTGAGGACGAATCCTTTTCCGATCGTGATTCCCTGCCACAGGGTCATAATGAGCAGTCATTCTCTGGGCGGGTTCGCGTCGGGGCTGCGCTGGAAGAGAGCATTGATACTTCTTGAGGGCGGACAGCTTCCGCTTGAGCTCTAGAGAGAGGATGGGAAATAGTCCTGAAAGAAATCTTTGATATCCTTGTAGTCGGACCTCTTGAGGTGAACTGTTACATCCTCGGCTCCGCCGGGGGAAGAGATGGCGTAATAATCGACCCCGGCGACGAGGGTGAGCGGATTCTGAGAAAGACAGAAAGCCTTGGGCTGGAAATAAAATGGATTCTCAATACCCACGGACACCCTGACCATACGGGCGCGGACTGGTACCTGATGAAAGAGACCGGGGCATGTCTTCTCATTCATGCATCTGACGAAGATATGCTTGCGCTGACTTTCGAGGGCAGTGCGCTTTCGGAATCCAGGATGAAGAGAGGCCCTGCCGGACGTTTTCAGGGGACTTCTCCCAAGGACGGGAAGCCACACATTTTGCGCATTGAGGGCGGAGATGTCATCGGGGCAGGTGATATCCGGCTCGAGGTGATTCACACTCCCGGGCACACGATGGGTGGAGTGTGCTTCGTCTATAAAGACCATCTTTTCTCAGGCGATACATTGTTTGCAGGTTCAATAGGAAGGACGGATCTTCCCGGCGGTTCTTACGATCAATTGATCAACTCGATCACGAAGAAGATTCTCCCGCTCGGGGACGATACCAAAGTCTATCCGGGACACGGGCCGTCCACGACAGTCGGAATCGAGAAGGAGGAGAATCCTTTTCTCAGTTAGGTATCTGGAATGGCACCTTCAAGCGTCTCAAAGGAAGTTGAGGGCAAAGAGTCCCGCTCCGGTACGCCACCGGAGCTGTCGAAGGCTCTCGACGATTTCCTTGAGCATCTTCTCCTTGAGAGACAATATTCACCGAACACGATTGATGCCTACCGCAGGGATCTCCGTTCCTACCTGAATGTCGTCAAGTCAAGAGGGATCGACTCCATTGATTTGCTCGGCAGGGACGGTCCTGGAATTTTCAAGGACGCCCTGGGGAAACTGGATATTTCATCGTCAACGATTGCGAGGAAACTCTCATCCCTCAAGAGCTTTCACCGGTTCTTGAGAGAATCTCTGACTCTCAAGGAGGATGTCGCTTCGACTTTGAGGAGTCCGAAGCAATGGAAGAAGATTCCCGTCGTTCTCAGCACAGGCGAGGTCGAGAGACTTCTTTCCATGCCGGATGTCGGGAAGCCGCTTGAGCTCAGGGACAAGGCCATGCTGGAACTGATGTACGGCACCGGAATGAGAGAATCCGAGGTCATCGGCCTCAAACTGATTGCGCTCGACCTTTCTAACGAGATCGTCAGATGTTTTGGAAAAGGGAAGAAGGAAAGGGTTGTTCCGGTAGGCAGCTATGCACGGCAATATGTCGGCCAGTACCTGGAATCCGGAAGGCCGTCCATTCTCGGACAGAGAAAGTGCGACTATGTTTTCACGACACGAAGAGGAAAGCCGCTGACCAGAATGGCTTTCTGGAAACGTTTTTCGAAATATGCGCGTATGGCCGGACTGCCTGATGGTATCCACCCTCATACCCTCAGGCATTCATGCGCAACTCACATGCTCGAAGGAGGGGCTGACTTGAGAATCATTCAGGAACTTCTCGGACATTCATCGATTTCTACGACCCAGATATACACCGCCGTAGATGCGGAGTATTTGAGGGAAGTTCACAAGACGTTCCACCCGAGGCCCTAAATGAAAAACTATCTCAGGCTCGTTCTTCTTTCATTACTTCTGGTTTGTTTCCGCACCCATCAAGTTAGCGGGGAGGAGAGAAAAGGGACAATCTCCATGGGGTTCCAGTACCAATACAGCCTGATGGGGGGAGTTTCGGAGTATGCCGATAACTATGATGGCGGAATCGGCTATGGAATAAAGCTCAAATACTATCTTGGGAAGAAGAAGGCCATCGGAATCTCGTTTGAGAATCAGTATCACGACGCGACTCTTGAGCCCGCAACCGTAGATGATCCCGGGAGACTCCAGTTCAATACCACGACTGTCGAATTCTTCAGGTACTTTGAGAGGAACAAACCGGTATCAAGGTATGTCGTAATCGGTGCCGGCCTCTGCCAGCCAACAGTGCTTTGGTCGGCGGGCGGGCCGGAGCGTACGGAAGACGGTCCTATTGTCACTGCTGGTGCCGGAACTGAGTTCTTCATTAGCCGTTCAATAGCGGTCGACTTCCGGTTGAAGGGATCCACTTTTGTCAATGACGACGGTTTGACTGCTGCGGGCTTCTTTTCGGTCGGGTTCGCTTACTATGTTGTAAATTGACAGCGCCCGGAACACCGGGTACTCGGGACTGCGGTTTCTTCTAATGACAAGCGTTCGGTATCTGCGGGGGAGTGGAGTGTTTCTGTGAGCTCTAAGTGGAGAAAAGAAATCAGGGTCGGTGAGAAGGTCTTTCACAGGACTTTCGGCGAAGGCCTAGTTGTGGATGTGAAAAGAGAAAAGCGGTACGACATCCTCGAAGTCGTGTTTTCTGATGGTGTAAGAAAGCTCAGCTCTGAGCATCCCCTGACGGTGAGTGAGTTTCCGGGGACGCCTTTTCCGCTGGTCTGGGGAAGCGACGGGAAGGAAGCCAGAAGGCGCCGGTCTTCCCTGGCGAAGGGGCGCATTTCGCAAGACCACGCCGGAGGCATCTCGATCGGAGACGGAATGCTGACTCTGGACCCTACGAGTCTGGATGTCATCGCACAACTTTCCAGCCAGTGGTACGAGAGTTACCAGAGTTTTCTATTGAGGAGATATGCGGAGCTGATCCGGCTTGGAAGAGGCAATGAGAGGCTCGTTTCGCTTGGGTCGCTTCGGGATGTCAATAGATACAAACATCAGCTTGCTGCCTGCCTGAAGGTGATCAGGGAACTTCGCGGCAGGGCACTGCTCGCAGATGAAGTCGGGCTGGGGAAAACGGTGGAGGCCGGGATTGTGCTCAAGGAGTATCTTGTCAGGAGCCTTGTCGGACGGGCTCTGATTCTTGTTCCGGTGTCTCTATGCAATCAGTGGCAGGAGGAGCTCACGAACAAGTTCGGCCTTGACTCGAAGCTTGCCAGGCTCCCAGGTGACTGGAAGAATGGTGAGATAGTGGTTGCCTCAATGGATACGGCCAAGTCGGCCCGGAACCGTGACGAGATAAGAAGGTGCGGCTTCGACATCGTGATAGTGGATGAAGCACACCGCATGAGGAACCACAAGACTCTGGCGTGGAGGTTCGTGAATTCGCTTTCCCCGAAGTACTTGCTTCTTCTCACGGCGACGCCTGTCCAGAACGACCTGAGGGAACTATATAACCTGATCACGCTTCTCCGGCCGGGGACTCTGGGCACATTCCGGACATTCAAACAGCAGTTCATGATGAGAGGTGACAAAAGAAAGCCGAAGAACACCGGGCGTCTTTCAAGAATTCTCTCGACGGTAATGCTGAGAACAACGCGCGGCAACACGGCGATCAAGTTCGCCAAAAGGCATGTAGAGACCGTTGAGTTTGCGCTTTCGCAGCAGGAGAGGGAGCTCTACGACTCCGTGTCGGAGTTCGTCAGCCGGCAGACAAGAGAGGGCAGGGGAAGCTCGGTTTCCAAGTGGTATCTCACGCTTCTCGTTCTTCAGAAGGAGATAGGAAGCAGCTCCTATGCTGCCGCAAGAACTCTCAGCAAGATGAAGGAGAAGTACAGGGGTGAGATGTCCGACATGCTCAACAAGCTCCTGTCGATGGCGGAAAACGTGACCGACAGCAGCAAATTGAATGGCCTGCTCAGGACTCTTCGTGCCGTTGACGAAAAGGTAATCGTCTTTACGCAGTTCAAAACGACTCTTGATTTCCTGGTGAGAAATCTGGCAAAGGAAGGCATCGAGACAGTGTCATATCACGGCGGACTTTCGCTGCGGCAGAAAGAGATCGCTGTGAAGCAATTCCGGGATTCGGTGAATGTCTTTCTCAGCACGGAGGCAGGCGGGGAGGGCAGGAATCTTCAGTTCTGTAGAACGATAGTGAATTACGATCTCCCCTGGAACCCGATGCGTATTGAGCAGAGGATAGGAAGAGTTCACCGCCTTGGGCAGGAGAGAGACGTCCGAATCTTCAACTTTTCCGCTGCAGATACGGTAGAATGGTATGTTCTTGAGACACTCTACAAGAAGATAAACATGTTTGAGCTCGTCGTCGGAGAGATGGAAATGATTCTTGGAAATTTGGACGAGAGGACTTCTTTCGATGATCTCATTTTCAAGATCTGGACAGGGTCGAAGAAAAAGCAAGAGTTCCTGCGAAAATTATCCTTCCTCGGAGAAAAATTGCTCTCAGCCCGGAAGCAGTACGAAAAGGCCAAGGAGCTTGACGTTCTTCTCTTCGATACTCCTCAGGCAAATTCTCAAGAGGACAGATGAACATAACTGGCGGCAGTCAGATCGGACGAATGATTGCTCTCGAGAAGAAAGATTTGTCCCCAAAGCGGTTTGTTGAGGAACTTCTTCTGCACGCCGGCGGAAAGCTGAAAGAAAAGGGGGGAGGGGTCTACGAAGCCTCGTTCCCGCCCGAGCTCAAGAAGAGGCTGGGAAGGAGAAGAATGCGCGTCAGGTTCGAAAAGGGGCCGGGAAAGAAGCTGGGCCTTGCCGAGCCGCTCATAGCCGGAAATCCTTTCTTTGAAGAGATGCTTTCGTATGCGCAGGAGTCAGGGGCAGTCACCAGGAGATATGCGGCGTCTGATGAAGAGAAGTCTGCAGCAGAAATCGCGGGCCGGGTCAAGTTCAGGAACTTCAGACCTGCTTTGAAGATTGGGAAGATGTTTTATTCTCCGTGGATTGCCTTCTACTTCAGACTGACTCTGAGCTCATACGAGATGGCAGAGAAACAGGCTACCCTCTACTACGATTCGTTCACGCGGACAATCTCTGAAGACGGACATCCCGGGTTTCATCAGGCGGCCTGGTCCGAGACCCCGGACAATACTCTGCCGGTTGCCAGGACAAGGAATCACAACGAGATATTCAGTCAGGTTCTCGAGGTCCTTTGCGACAGAATAAGACCTGATGTCTCTTCGTTCAGGAGACAGGCACTAGAGAGTTTCGAGAACGAAGCAAGGAGATTCAGCCTGTACTACAAGGAGCTCATCTCGGAGGAGAGGGAAAGGCAGCGGTCATTTCGCGGGCGAGTGGAGGATAGCGGTGGTGACATAGCAGAGAGGATTGTTCAGCATAAGGTTGATTGGGAGCGAAAACTGAGTCACGAGGCCAGGAGAATAGAACCGAAAGCATCGGTCAGCCTCCTTGCTGTGGAGGAGTTCTATGTACCAATAACAAGGGTGGAGCTCTCCTGGAAAATCGATAGACTGGCTTTCAGGGGAATATGGGGTTATGATGTGGTGCGAGGGGACATTGTCGGAAATCTCTGCAAGAGTTGCGGAGTGAAGGTGAGGGAGGCGTGGAGCTGCAGCAAGGGACACGTGGTGTGCGCACGGTGCCACAAGAAATGTTCGCTGTGCGAAGCAGGTATCACGTGAAATCAGCCAAGGAGGAAGGATGCCCGGGAGAAGAATAACAAGAAGAGAGATGAAAGAGGACAGGCTCGTTACTTTTGCTCTCAGGGCCTTCGACTACGTCAGGGAGAATGCGGGCAAAATGGCCGTGGCTGCGGTGGTGGCGGCATTCGTCGTGGTGGGGGCCGTCTACGTATCACATGTCAGAAGAGACTCCGAGGACAAGGCAAGCTTCCTTCTTGCTCAGGGAAACTCTGAGTATTGGGCAGGGAGAATGGCTTCTGCACAGAGTTTTTTCAGCGAGGGCTCATCCCGGTATCCTGGCGCGACTGACGGAAAGATAGCGCGTCTCAGGCTGGGAGATACTCAGCTTTTCCTCGGGAAATACAGCGATGCAATTGAGAGTTACAGGGAATTCCTAAAGAGAGAGAAAAAGAACCAGGTCCTTATCCTCTCGGCAAAGAGGGGTCTTGCGATCGCGCTTGAGGATCAGAAAAGCTATGTTGAGGCTGCGCGGGAATATGAGGGCATCGCAAATTCCTTTCCCAAGGGCGATCCGCAGGTCTCTGCACTTCTCGACGCAGTCCGTTCTCTCAGGTCTGGCGGCAGAACGGATGATGCAGTAAAGATTCTGAAACGAATCGTCTCAGAATATCCGAATGTGAGAAACATACGTCAGATAAAAAGCCTTCTCTTTGAGCTTGAGGCACGAATCAAGGGCAAGTCGGGATTGGCATCGTAGATGAACCAGAGAGCTCAACAGGCATCACTTGTACTTGTCTGGCATTTCCATCAGCCGGACTACAAGAGTGCTGTCTCCGGAAGATACGAGCTGCCTTGGACGAGGCTTCACATAACCAAGGATTACCTGAGGATGGCGATGATCCTAAGGGAATTCCGGAACGTGAAAATGGTCTTCAACTATAGTCCCTGCCTGCTCCGGCAGATTGCCGATTATGCGGCAGGAACCGCAAGAGATGCCTATCTGGATGTCTCTCTGAAAGAGGCCGGGGCTCTTACTGAAGATGAGAGACTCTTTCTGCTTGATAAGTTCTTCCAGGCGAATATGAGGACGGCAATAAGAAAGAAGCCCCGGTACCTCGAGCTTTTTCTGCGGAGGGGAAAAGACTCCACCCTTCAAAGCAGGAGAAAAG is part of the Candidatus Eisenbacteria bacterium genome and harbors:
- the uvrC gene encoding excinuclease ABC subunit UvrC, producing MSRKEVKRKLSLLPHKAGVYLFKDKRGKVLYVGKAGELASRVRSHFGPSSHLGLKQALLLRKITDIDCVVTNSELEALLLECNLIKEYRPPYNVRLKDDKKYPFLRLSMKEKFPRLSVTRNSVEDGNRYFGPYSDVAAMRKTVALIRATFPLRTCPGEKPGRIQGRPCLNFHIKRCLAPCVGKIGKDDYRKIVGRVSKFLGGSGEEVISSLEEEMKTASERLDFERAGELRDRIIDIEATLSKQRVAGLAEREMDALGVSKSGKVACGVVLRIRDGKIITKDRKFFEGVREETEQELAGSFIEQYYDRPGPIPQRILCSVEPNDIELLEKCLSGRRGTRVSIHSPSRGKEKGIVLLAKMNADLEVAEKIAAHERKGKRLPDELFELERALGLKSPPRRIEAFDISTVHGEASVGSLVTFIDGVPQRSQYRKFRVRTSTGSDDAGMMFEILSRRMKKLADESLKLPNLLLVDGGKPQVGAAIRAMIGQRIDEIPVFGLAKKNEELYSPDKMEPIRLSRSSAALKLLQRIRDESHRFAVSYHRKVMRKRLSRSALDEIPGIGERKKEALLRKFGSPERVRRATLEELAATRGIGERLARAILEGTGTVPPSVPSQK
- a CDS encoding methylated-DNA--[protein]-cysteine S-methyltransferase yields the protein MKTVRYFTVETEHGRVWVGGTDDGVSSIVLGSTPKVRKVAKLLSAREIRLVKDRKTFGSLRRLLESYFQGKRVQFDAKLDMRSATEFQKQVWAAVKKIPYGELKSYKEIAASCGGPSFARAVGVALRTNPFPIVIPCHRVIMSSHSLGGFASGLRWKRALILLEGGQLPLEL
- a CDS encoding MBL fold metallo-hydrolase translates to MNCYILGSAGGRDGVIIDPGDEGERILRKTESLGLEIKWILNTHGHPDHTGADWYLMKETGACLLIHASDEDMLALTFEGSALSESRMKRGPAGRFQGTSPKDGKPHILRIEGGDVIGAGDIRLEVIHTPGHTMGGVCFVYKDHLFSGDTLFAGSIGRTDLPGGSYDQLINSITKKILPLGDDTKVYPGHGPSTTVGIEKEENPFLS
- the xerD gene encoding site-specific tyrosine recombinase XerD, with amino-acid sequence MAPSSVSKEVEGKESRSGTPPELSKALDDFLEHLLLERQYSPNTIDAYRRDLRSYLNVVKSRGIDSIDLLGRDGPGIFKDALGKLDISSSTIARKLSSLKSFHRFLRESLTLKEDVASTLRSPKQWKKIPVVLSTGEVERLLSMPDVGKPLELRDKAMLELMYGTGMRESEVIGLKLIALDLSNEIVRCFGKGKKERVVPVGSYARQYVGQYLESGRPSILGQRKCDYVFTTRRGKPLTRMAFWKRFSKYARMAGLPDGIHPHTLRHSCATHMLEGGADLRIIQELLGHSSISTTQIYTAVDAEYLREVHKTFHPRP
- a CDS encoding outer membrane beta-barrel protein; its protein translation is MKNYLRLVLLSLLLVCFRTHQVSGEERKGTISMGFQYQYSLMGGVSEYADNYDGGIGYGIKLKYYLGKKKAIGISFENQYHDATLEPATVDDPGRLQFNTTTVEFFRYFERNKPVSRYVVIGAGLCQPTVLWSAGGPERTEDGPIVTAGAGTEFFISRSIAVDFRLKGSTFVNDDGLTAAGFFSVGFAYYVVN
- a CDS encoding SNF2-related protein, which encodes MSSKWRKEIRVGEKVFHRTFGEGLVVDVKREKRYDILEVVFSDGVRKLSSEHPLTVSEFPGTPFPLVWGSDGKEARRRRSSLAKGRISQDHAGGISIGDGMLTLDPTSLDVIAQLSSQWYESYQSFLLRRYAELIRLGRGNERLVSLGSLRDVNRYKHQLAACLKVIRELRGRALLADEVGLGKTVEAGIVLKEYLVRSLVGRALILVPVSLCNQWQEELTNKFGLDSKLARLPGDWKNGEIVVASMDTAKSARNRDEIRRCGFDIVIVDEAHRMRNHKTLAWRFVNSLSPKYLLLLTATPVQNDLRELYNLITLLRPGTLGTFRTFKQQFMMRGDKRKPKNTGRLSRILSTVMLRTTRGNTAIKFAKRHVETVEFALSQQERELYDSVSEFVSRQTREGRGSSVSKWYLTLLVLQKEIGSSSYAAARTLSKMKEKYRGEMSDMLNKLLSMAENVTDSSKLNGLLRTLRAVDEKVIVFTQFKTTLDFLVRNLAKEGIETVSYHGGLSLRQKEIAVKQFRDSVNVFLSTEAGGEGRNLQFCRTIVNYDLPWNPMRIEQRIGRVHRLGQERDVRIFNFSAADTVEWYVLETLYKKINMFELVVGEMEMILGNLDERTSFDDLIFKIWTGSKKKQEFLRKLSFLGEKLLSARKQYEKAKELDVLLFDTPQANSQEDR
- a CDS encoding tetratricopeptide repeat protein, giving the protein MPGRRITRREMKEDRLVTFALRAFDYVRENAGKMAVAAVVAAFVVVGAVYVSHVRRDSEDKASFLLAQGNSEYWAGRMASAQSFFSEGSSRYPGATDGKIARLRLGDTQLFLGKYSDAIESYREFLKREKKNQVLILSAKRGLAIALEDQKSYVEAAREYEGIANSFPKGDPQVSALLDAVRSLRSGGRTDDAVKILKRIVSEYPNVRNIRQIKSLLFELEARIKGKSGLAS